A stretch of Ipomoea triloba cultivar NCNSP0323 chromosome 13, ASM357664v1 DNA encodes these proteins:
- the LOC116001648 gene encoding isoflavone reductase homolog has protein sequence MGESGKMGKSQVLIVGGTGYIGRRIVKASLAQGHTTHVLLRPQIGLDIDKLQMLLSFKEQGARLVEASFDDHQSLVDAVKEVDVVICTMSGVHFRSHNILLQRKLVDAIKEAGNIKRFLPSEFGMDPARMGHALEPGRVTFDEKMEIRKAIEEANIPYTYISANCFAGYFCPNLSQLGTLLPPKHKVCIYGDGNAKVAYMDEDDVATYTIKTIDDPRALNKTIYLRPQENILTQRELVATWEKLTGKQLEKITISADEFLASMKDMDYAGQVGVGHFYHIFYEGCLTNFDIGEDAEEASQLYPEVQYTRMHEYLKCYL, from the exons ATGGGAGAGTCGGGGAAGATGGGAAAGAGTCAGGTTCTTATTGTGGGTGGGACGGGGTACATTGGGAGGAGAATAGTGAAGGCCAGTTTAGCCCAAGGCCACACAACGCACGTGCTGTTGCGCCCCCAAATTGGGCTCGACATCGACAAGCTCCAAATGTTGTTGTCGTTTAAGGAGCAAGGGGCGAGGTTGGTGGAGGCGTCGTTTGACGACCACCAGAGCCTAGTGGACGCGGTGAAGGAAGTGGACGTGGTTATATGCACCATGTCGGGAGTGCATTTCCGCAGCCACAACATTCTCCTGCAGCGAAAGCTTGTTGATGCTATCAAAGAAGCCGGCAATATCAAG cGTTTCCTTCCTTCGGAATTCGGCATGGATCCAGCAAGAATGGGGCATGCACTTGAACCAGGAAGGGTTACATTTGATGAGAAAATGGAGATCAGAAAGGCAATAGAAGAAGCCAATATTCCCTACACTTACATTTCTGCTAATTGCTTTGCTGGCTATTTTTGTCCCAACCTCTCTCAACTTGGCACCCTCCTTCCTCCAAAACACAAAGTTTGCATCTATGGAGATGGCAATGCCAAAG TGGCATACATGGATGAAGATGATGTGGCAACATACACAATCAAGACTATTGATGATCCCCGGGCCTTAAACAAGACAATATACCTAAGGCCACAAGAAAACATCCTTACTCAAAGGGAGTTGGTAGCTACATGGGAAAAACTCACAGGAAAGCAGCTGGAGAAAATCACCATTTCTGCCGATGAATTCTTGGCTTCCATGAaag ATATGGACTATGCTGGTCAAGTAGGAGTGGGACATTTCTACCACATTTTCTATGAGGGTTGTTTAACCAACTTTGACATTGGAGAGGATGCAGAAGAAGCTTCTCAACTATATCCTGAAGTTCAGTATACTCGCATGCATGAATACTTGAAATGCTATCTCTAG
- the LOC116002812 gene encoding uncharacterized protein LOC116002812, translating into MATLRYLLSRASSKPLPNSLHSTTTISRLLTTLHSFICQHHRNSRCFSSAQDYSLDSHSSIAAALNIDRRIPATIITGFLGSGKTTLLNHILTAQHGKRIAVIENEFGEVDIDGSLVASHSSSNEDIIMVNNGCLCCTVRGDLVKMLLELVKTKRDRFDHIVIETTGLAKPGPVIETFCSDELVSTHVKLDGVVTLVDSKHAMQHLLEIKPRFVVNEAVDQVAYADRIIMNKIDLVSEDELEELTKKIKHINGMAQIKRAKFGVVDMDFVLGVGGYDLDRIDSEVQSEGSHCDHHHEDGHGQHKHDHVHDSAVTSVSIVSDGTLDLDEVDDWLERLVEEKGDDLYRMKGVLSVSGSEERYVFQGVHSVLDGCPGKTWGPDEKRVNKLVFIGRNLDETALRKGFKGCLV; encoded by the exons ATGGCTACTCTGAGATACCTCCTCTCCAGAGCCTCATCAAAACCCCTCCCTAACTCCCTCCATTCCACCACTACAATTTCCCGGCTCTTAACAACTCTACACTCTTTCATTTGCCAGCACCATCGGAATTCCAGATGCTTCTCCTCCGCCCAGGATTACAGTCTGGACTCTCATTCCTCTATTGCTGCCGCTTTAAATATCGATCGCCGCATTCCCGCCACTATCATTACCGGATTTCTAGGCTCCGGAAAG ACCACTCTTTTGAATCATATATTGACAGCTCAGCATGGGAAACGGATTGCTGTGATTGAGAATGAG TTTGGAGAGGTTGATATTGATGGTTCATTAGTTGCTAGTCATTCATCATCTAATGAGGACATTATCATGGTCAATAATGGCTGTCTATGCTGCACTGTGCGTGGTGATCTCGTTAAAATGCTTTTGGAGTTGGTCAAGACTAAGCGAGACAGATTTGATCATATAGTTATTGAGACCACAG GCCTAGCTAAGCCAGGTCCTGTGATTGAAACATTTTGCTCTGATGAACTGGTTTCAACCCATGTGAAACTTGATGGAGTTGTTACTTTGGTTGACTCCAAACATGCCATGCAGCATTTACTTGAGATCAAACCCAGATTTGTGGTGAATGAAGCTGTGGATCAAGTTGCTTATGCAGATCGAATTATCATGAACAAG ATTGATTTGGTTTCTGAGGATGAGCTGGAGGAATTAACAAAGAAAATTAAG CATATCAATGGGATGGCACAAATAAAAAGAGCTAAATTTGGAGTAGTTGATATGGACTTTGTTCTGGGAGTTGGAGGCTATGACCTTGACAG AATTGATTCAGAAGTTCAGTCAGAAGGCTCCCATTGTGACCATCACCATGAAGATGGCCATG GACAGCACAAGCATGATCATGTACATGATTCAGCTGTCACCAGCGTCAGTATTGTTTCTGATGGAACCTTAGATTTAGATGAG GTTGATGATTGGCTTGAAAGACTCGTAGAGGAAAAAGGCGATGACCTATACAGAATGAAAGGTGTTTTATCTGTGAGCGGTTCTGAAGAACGCTATGTATTTCAG GGTGTACACTCTGTTTTAGATGGCTGCCCAGGCAAGACATGGGGCCCAGATGAGAAACGAGTCAACAAGCTTGTCTTTATAGGCAGGAACCTCGATGAAACTGCACTGAGGAAAGGTTTCAAAGGCTGTTTAGTGTGA